The region AATCAAAATCAACAAGAGCAATATCTCTTATGCGGTAAAGAAAATTTAATTTTCTCCTTATTCTTTCCGCTTTTTCAAATTCCATTTTTTTAGCTCTTTCTTTCATCTCTCTTTCCAAATCATTTATTATTTTCTTTTTTTTCCCTTTAAGAAAGTCCTTGATGCTTTTTATATTTTTCAAATAGTCCTTTCTGCTTATTTTATTAATGCAAACTCCCGGACAAAGGCCTATTTGATAATCAAGACAAGGCCTGCTAAATTTTTTATTCGGCCCATGGGTGCTATAAGGAAATATTTTCCTTATAACTCGCACTGCTTCTATCAGCATTTTTGAAGAAGTAAAGGGGCCGAAAAATTCTTTATTTTTAAATTTTCCTATTTCCTTTCCTCTTAAGAAAAAAGGACGAGGAAAATAATCATCGCTAAAAACAACGTAAAGAAAACTTCTGTCATCTTTTTCTTTGACATTGTAAAACGGCCTATGTTTTTTAATAAGGTTAGCTTCTAGTATAAGCGCTTCAAGAACAGTATCTGTTTTAATAAAATCAACGCTGCAAGCTTCGCTTACCATTTTTTTAACCTTTGCTTCCGGATTGCTAAAATAGCTTTTGACTCTTCTATTTAAATTCCCGGCTTTGCCAATGTATATTTTTTTTCCTTTTCTGTTTTTGAAAATATAAACGCCGGGCGTCTGAGGAATATTTTTTTTAATTTCTTCCATTTTTTTAATAAATCACGGAAAAACCTTGACAGGGTTTTATGATATGCTATACTTTAGATAGTCCTTTCAGACAGCCACACAACACCACACCAAGGGTTCTCATTATGAGGACCCGCTTTTTTTATTGTTTTTCTTTTGGCAGTTTTTCTCTCAAATATTCCCCCGTTGCGCTTATCTTCTTTCTTGCCACTTCCTGAGGAGTTCCAAAAGCAATCACTTCTCCTCCCTTCTCTCCCGCTCCGGGGCCAAGATCTATTATATGATCTGAGGATTTTATAACATCAAGGTTATGTTCTATAACAATAACCGAATTACCTCTGTCAACCAGTTTTTGAAGGACAACAATAAGCTTTGAAACATCATCATAATGAAGGCCAACCGTCGGCTCGTCTAAAAGATAAAGCGTTTTTCTGCTGTCTCTTCTTGAGAGTTCAGAACAAAGCTTTACTCTTTGGGCTTCCCCCCCTGACAAAGTTGTAGCCGACTGCCCAAGCTGTAAATAACCAAGACCCACTTCATTTAATGTTTTCATTTTCTGCTCAATCCAAGGGATATCGTCAAAAAAATCCAGCGCTTCTTCAACTGTCATTTTTAAAACTTCATATATATTCTTTCCTTGATATTTTACCTCCAAGGTTTCTCTGTCAAATCTTTTTCCCTGGCAAACATCGCAAGTGACGTAAACAGTAGGAAGAAAATGCATTTCTATAGAGATATATCCATATCCTTTGCAATTCTCGCATCTTCCTCCTGGGACATTAAAACTGAATCTTCCCGACTTATACCCTCTATATCTTGATTCCTGCGTATAAGCAAACAAATCTCTAATATGAGTAAATGCTCCGGTATACGTTGCCGGATTGGAACGGGGAGTCCTTCCTATTGGCGATTGGTCTATATTTATTACCTTATCTATATATTCCAGTCCCAATATCGCCTTATATTTTCCCTCTTTCATTTTTGTTCTATAAAATTTATTTGAAAGATGTTTATAAAGAATATCATAAACCAGTGTGCTTTTTCCGGAACCGGAAACGCCGGTTATTGCAACAAATCTTTGCAATGGAATATCCACATTTATTTTTTTAAGGTTGTTTTCAAAAGCCCCCCTTATTTTTAAAAAAGGAGATGTTCCTATCTTTCTTCTTCTTGTTGGAACAGGAATTTCTTTTTCTCCTTTTAAATATTGTAAAGTTAAGGAATTTTTATCGTTTCCTTTCAGCAGTTTTTTTGTTTCTCCAAAAGCAACTATTTCTCCTCCATGGACTCCCGCTCCGGGGCCAAAATCAACCATATAGTCGGAAGCAAAAATCGTTTCTTCATCATGTTCAACTACAATAATTGTATTTCCCAAATCTCTTAATTCTTCAAGCGTTTTTATAAGCCGGTTGTTGTCCTTTTGATGGAGGCCTATTGTCGGCTCGTCTAAAATATAAAGAGTCCCGACAAGCCCTGAGCCAATCTGGCTTGCAAGGCGTATTCTTTGAAGCTCTCCTCCGGATAAAGTATTGGATTTTCTGCTCAAAGTTAAATAATCAAGTCCTATCTTGGAAAGAAAGCCAAGCCGCCTTATTATTTCCCTTAGAGAATTTTCGGCAATTTCCTTTTCTTTTTCAGAAAAACTATCTTTTAAAGCAGTAAAAAAATCAAGAGAAAGAGCAACTGGCATTTCCGTAATTTCCCAAATATTCTTCTTGTTTATTAAAACGCTTAGTGCTTCCTTCCTTAATCGCTTTCCCTGGCATAGAGAGCACCTTTCATTTGACCAGGGATATTTTAGCCCAAGACCGTTGCAATCAGGACAGGCTCCATAAGGACTGTTGAAAGAAAAAAGTTTGGGTTCTATTGCCGGATAAGAAAAGTTATCTTTAAAACAGGAAAGCTTCTCTGAAAAAAGGTGCTCTTTTTTATCAATTAAGACATAAACTGTTCCTCCTCCTTTTAAAAGTCCTGTTTCCACCGCTTCGCTAAGACGAAGGCGGTTTTCTTTTTCATTAAAATCAGTATTGCCTGGAATTTTATCTATGACAATATCAATGTTATGCTTTTTATTTTTAAGCAATATTATCCTTTCTCTTAGCGACTTGAATTCTCCGTCAATTCTTGCTTCTTTGAACCCTAAATTAAGAAAATCGTATAGAAGCTGGTAATATTCTCCCTTTCTTCCCCTTACAACAGGAGCCATTATAATAATATTTTCTTCTGAAGAAAAACCGGCTATTTTATCCACAATCTGCGACAAGGTTAAAGTTTGAAGCTCTTTATTGCATAAAGGACAATGCGGTTTTCCGATTGAAGAAAATAAAACTCTTAAAAAATCATAAATCTCCGTTATTGTCGCAACGGTTGAACGGGGATTTGAAGAATGGCTTTTCTGGTCTATTGAAATTGCGGGAGAAAGACCCTCTATCTCATCAA is a window of Candidatus Paceibacterota bacterium DNA encoding:
- a CDS encoding GIY-YIG nuclease family protein, encoding MEEIKKNIPQTPGVYIFKNRKGKKIYIGKAGNLNRRVKSYFSNPEAKVKKMVSEACSVDFIKTDTVLEALILEANLIKKHRPFYNVKEKDDRSFLYVVFSDDYFPRPFFLRGKEIGKFKNKEFFGPFTSSKMLIEAVRVIRKIFPYSTHGPNKKFSRPCLDYQIGLCPGVCINKISRKDYLKNIKSIKDFLKGKKKKIINDLEREMKERAKKMEFEKAERIRRKLNFLYRIRDIALVDFDSYLKKEKKERWEGYDISNISGVFAVGSMAVFINQEPEKKEYKRFKIRTIKKANDTAMLKEVIERRFKNNWTFPDLILIDGGKGQKNIVEKTLNDLGITIPVISIAKGKERKKNEFFGKVPENADKKKLIYLRDEAHRFAINYHRKLREDLKNK
- the uvrA gene encoding excinuclease ABC subunit UvrA is translated as MKEKIIIKGAREHNLKNVNLEIPRNKLTVFTGVSGSGKSSLAFDTIFAEGQRRYVESLSAYARQFLVKLDKPDVDEIEGLSPAISIDQKSHSSNPRSTVATITEIYDFLRVLFSSIGKPHCPLCNKELQTLTLSQIVDKIAGFSSEENIIIMAPVVRGRKGEYYQLLYDFLNLGFKEARIDGEFKSLRERIILLKNKKHNIDIVIDKIPGNTDFNEKENRLRLSEAVETGLLKGGGTVYVLIDKKEHLFSEKLSCFKDNFSYPAIEPKLFSFNSPYGACPDCNGLGLKYPWSNERCSLCQGKRLRKEALSVLINKKNIWEITEMPVALSLDFFTALKDSFSEKEKEIAENSLREIIRRLGFLSKIGLDYLTLSRKSNTLSGGELQRIRLASQIGSGLVGTLYILDEPTIGLHQKDNNRLIKTLEELRDLGNTIIVVEHDEETIFASDYMVDFGPGAGVHGGEIVAFGETKKLLKGNDKNSLTLQYLKGEKEIPVPTRRRKIGTSPFLKIRGAFENNLKKINVDIPLQRFVAITGVSGSGKSTLVYDILYKHLSNKFYRTKMKEGKYKAILGLEYIDKVINIDQSPIGRTPRSNPATYTGAFTHIRDLFAYTQESRYRGYKSGRFSFNVPGGRCENCKGYGYISIEMHFLPTVYVTCDVCQGKRFDRETLEVKYQGKNIYEVLKMTVEEALDFFDDIPWIEQKMKTLNEVGLGYLQLGQSATTLSGGEAQRVKLCSELSRRDSRKTLYLLDEPTVGLHYDDVSKLIVVLQKLVDRGNSVIVIEHNLDVIKSSDHIIDLGPGAGEKGGEVIAFGTPQEVARKKISATGEYLREKLPKEKQ